A segment of the Candidatus Binatia bacterium genome:
GACCCGGGCGCGGGCGGGTTGCAGCAGTTTACCTCGGCGGGCCACGCGCTGGGCTTCGAGGACGGGGGCTACTTCACGTCGAACGGCACCTACGCGTTGCGCGTGCGTTTCGAAGGCGCGCCGGACGCGGGCGCGGCGGGCGAGCCGGACGAGCCGGCCGGCGCGGCCATGGCGGGTGCACTCGGCGGTGCGGCGCCGGCGCTGGAGCGGGTGTCGTACCAGGGGGTGTGGCCGGGAGTCGACGTGGAATACGACGCGCCCGCGGGCGCGATCGCGCGCAGCACCTGGACGGTGGCGCCCGGCGCCGACCCGGGCGCGATCCGCCTGCGCTACAACCGCCCGGTCGAGTTGACCGCGGCGGGTGAATTGCAACTTGGTTTCGAGACCGGGGTACTGACCGAGAGCGCGCCGATCGCGTGGCAGGATATCGACGGCACGCGCCGGCCGGTGGAGGTGGCGTTCGCGGCGCTGGAGAGCGACCTGGTGGGCTTCGCGGTGGGCGACTACCGCACCGACCTGCCGCTGGTGATCGACCCTACGCTCGTCTGGAACACCTTCCTGGGCGGCAGCGGATTCGACGGGGCCTTGGCCATCGCGGTGGACGCGAGCGGCAACGTCTACGTGGGCGGGTACAGCGAGGCCACCTGGGGCAGCCCGGTGCGGGCGTATTCGGGCGACGGCGATGGGTTTGCGGCCAAGCTCGACGCCTCGGGCACGCTCCTCTGGAACACCTTCCTGGGCGGCAGCGGATACGACACGGCCTCAGCCATCGCGATGGACGCGAGCGGCAGCGTCTACGTGGGCGGGAACAGCCACGCCACCTGGGGCAGCCCGGAGCGGGCGTATTCGGGCGACGGCGATGCGTTTGCGGCCAAGCTCGGCGACCCACCGTCCACGACCGACCAGGCGGTCCTCGGCAAGTCGTTCTGGGTGAGGGACGCGACGGGGGGAAGTGACCCGCAGGCGCGGCAGGTGGGCTTCCATGCAAAGGAGCGCGGCTCGTCGCATACGATCGTGGGGGATCCGGCAGTCGACGGGGCGACGCTGGAGATCATCGCGAACGGGACGAACGCGACCAGCCAGACGTTCAACCTGCCGGCGTCGGGGTGGCGCGAGCGCGACGGTGGCTCGCGGTTCACGTACCGCGACCCGAAGGGCACGAACGGTGCGGTGACCAAGGCGCACATCCGGCGGTCGCGAGGCGGGAAGTTCAGCATCCGAGCCGTGATCGACGGCCAGAAGGGCACGGTCGACGTGGTGCCGCCCGACGACGGCACGGACGCGTACGCGCTGCTGACGATCGGCGGCGGCGACCGGTACTGCGTGCAGTACGGCGCCGACGGCCGGGTGCGCAATCGCGGAGCGGTTTCGTTCCGGGTCGACAAGCCGACGTCGGAGGGCTGCCCGGTGCCGGCCGACCCGTGCGTTGCCGATCCGTCGTTGGTGTGGAGTGAGAACGGCGACGGCACGGCGACGCAGTGCTCGTCCGGTCTCGTGTGGGAGATGAAGACCGACGACGGGACGATCCACGACGTGGACGACAAGTACACTTGGTCAACGAACTCTCCCTGGGACTTCGACGGCACGGCGAAGACGGTGTTCATCGACGGGTTGAATGACGTCTCGGGCGGGGGCGCGGCCTGCTTCGCGGGACACTGCGACTGGCGACTGCCGACCATTGAGGAGCTGTCGGGGCGTTCGGACTCCGGCACGGCCACGGGGGGAATCGTGGACCTGAGCGCGGGGTCTTGTGGCGGTGGGAGCGGTGCCTGTACGACGATTCCGGGCGAGACCGTCTCGTCGTTCTACTGGTCGTCCTCTACCAACGCGGGCTTCCCGAGCTTCGCGTGGGACGTGTACTTCCTCAATGGCGGCGTCGGCAGCGTCTTCAAGGACGGCGTCATCTACGTTCGTGCCGTACGCGGCGGCCCGTGACTTGATGATTGGACCCTTTGTCCTTTGACCCTTTGATTCCGGGGGGCGGCGTGAGCCGTCCCCCGGTTTTGAAAGGTGACACAATGGCCAGGGACCTGAGCTGAACGAAACGCTGCTCGGCGGAACGATCGCAGAAGCCTCGATCCGGCTGCCGTTTTCGGACCCGAAGCGGCCGCGGCGAAGCCGCCGGGCGACCGCGGGTCATCGCTGACGTCCAGCTTCCCAAGCTGGATGTCGGGGGGTTGTTGCCGATCGTTCGTGTCCGGGACGATTCCACCGCGAGATCGATGTCTATCCGAGACGCTGGCCGGTTGTTCGATGAAGTCGCGGAACTCGCCAGTGACTTCTGCCGCGCCCGGCCCGCCTCCGAACCCCAACCCGTCCGGCGCAGCGAACGTCTCCTCGAACACGAGCGCCTCGCGTGCCGGATCCACGTAGCCCTGCCGTGGAGCCACACGTAGGCCGTACGCCGATCGTCGCGTCGCCGGTCGGCCGGGAAAAAGGACTGGGGAGTCTCGAACGCTTCCGCTTTGCCATTCTCGAACGAGTGTTCCATACGCGAGGGGCTCTCGGATGTTCAGGGGACTGAGCGTCGGCCGTCTCGAGAGGCTCCGTCTCGTAGCGCCGTCTCTTCCGAGCCCTCCCGGTAGCGGCGATGGCGCGGAGATCGGCCGTCCCGTACCTCTCCTTTCGGGGATGGGAATGAAGAACCGAATGTTGGCGATCTTGGTCGGGCTTGTAGCAGTGCTGACGTGGGTGGAAGCCCGGGCGCAGGAGAGCGTCGCTCTCTCGACCCCCCCGCCGGTCAGCGGCCGGCGCCTTTCCGATCCGGCGTCGATCCTGCCGGCCGACGTCCTGGCGCGAGCCGAGCTGGTGAGGGGCAACGTCGATCTGATTAGGCGTTACATGGGCAAGCCGCGCTCCAGCGTCCCACTCCTCGAGGTCGAGGGAGCCGCGCCGCGCGAGGTTTATTCCCAAGCGCTGAATCTCGAACGGCGAGCGCACCAACTCGCCTTCGAGCAGGTGCGCGTCGTGCGTCCCGACACCGTGCCACTCCAGCAGGACGCACGGCCCGCTGATGTCTACGCGGTCGTCGACTCGGCGCTTGCCTCGATTCTTCTCGTGAAGGAGGAGCTGGGGATAGACGACCCGGTGGCCGAGCAAAAGCTCCCGGACTCCACCGAACCGAGTGCGGTATTCAACGGTGTCGTGGCGGCCGGAACGGAGGTCGATCAGCTGACGCGCCAACAGACGTCTCCTCGCGACGTCTACCGGCTGGTGACCGAGTCGGTGCACTACGGATCCGCACTGCTCGCCTCTCTGCCGGGCGGCCCGAGGACGCCGGCCGAGCCTGCCTTCGAACCGAATAAGACCCCGGCCGACGTGTACACACGCATGCGTCGATGCTTCGATCTGGTGCGGGGTATCGCTGAGCAAAAAGGCCAGAAGACTCTCCGGTTCGAGTCCGCTCCGACGTCGTTGGCGCTCGTGACACCGAGCGACGTGAGCGACCTGGCGGCGCTGCTCGGCGAGGAACTAGTGCATCTCCACGGGCAGTTCCCGGGTGTATCCGTGCCGCCAAGGGCCTACGACCCCGGTTGGCGGTTCCCTGCACACGTCTACCAGCGCGCCGGCCTGTTGGAGCTCATTTTGGAGCAGATCGCCGCGGTGACGAACGCACGGGAGCAGGCCTCGCCCGCGGCCGGCGACGGCTAGGAGTCCATGGCGACCCAAGCTGAGAGCGCCACTTCGCTGAGGCGTCTTCGCTCGCGAGCGGGCACGCGCATCACCGAAGTCTTGCTCGGGTCGAGCGGGCGCGTCGCGGCGATCGGTCTCGTGACCGCGTGCGCTACGCTCGCCTTCACCGTCTGGTTCCGGGTCTCTCTCGAACATCAGAGTCAGGTCACGGCACCGGCCGCGCGGGCTTCTCTACAGATGCGGTCCGCCGTCAATCGGTCCCTTGCCGCGCTCCGCGGTTGGGTCGCCTATGGGGAGCGGGGCGCGATGGCGGAGAGAGCGCTGGTCTGGGAGGAGCGCCTCGCCCCCGGCATCATGGAGCTACAACGGCTCGCGGAAGAAGCGGACGATACGAAGCTTCTCGAGCAGGTGGGCGTGCTCCAACGAGACCTGCGGGAGCTCGAGCGCATTCAGTGGCTCATCGAAGACGTCGCGCGTCGCCCGGGCAACGAGCCGGCGCGAGTGGAGTACGAGCGACGGCTGGAGCCCCTGCGGCGCAGCCTTCTCCTCGCCCTTCGCGACGTGGTCGAGATGGTGGGCATGCTCGAGTCCGATCCCGCTCGGGTGCGCCTGCTGGTCGACCTCGCACGGTTCCGGGCCGCCTTTACGGAGGCGGATCTCGCACTCGGGGAGCTGCTGGCCCGTGCCAGTGCCGCGCGTGAGCACGAGGTTGCGCGGCTGCTCGAAACGGCCCGCGGGCTCGCCGGCCGGATCGTCGAGGACGCTCCGGTGGCGATCCATGGCGACGCGCTCGACCTGACCCGCTTCTCGGTCCGGGAGTTTCGCGCCTATCGCTTGCAGGTCTCCGAGGTCGTCGCGATCCGACTCTCCCCACGCTGGAACGTAGCGCAGCGGCTCTTCTCGGAAGATGCCCTTCCGCTGGTTTCGCGCGTCAAGGCCCTCGCCGCCGAGATCGCGTCCGAGCAGGCTCGTTCCTCGGCCGAGGCAGCCGCCCGGCTTACCCGCGCGAGCTACGGCGTGATCGCGCTGTCGCTGCTGATGGGTCTGTTGTCGGCCGGGTCCCTTTTCGTTTCGATTCGTCTGCGACGTGAGATGAAGCACGTCGTCGATCGCGCCAGGAAGCTCGGGCAATACGTGATCGATGCCCGCCTCGGTAGCGGCGGCATGGGAGAGGTGTTCCTCGCCCACCACGCGATGCTGCGGCGCCCGACGGCGATTAAGCTCCTGCGCGCGGACAGCGCCGAGGACATCGGCGCTCAGACGCGATTCCGCCGCGAGGTCCAGCTCACCTGCCAGCTGACGCACCCAAACACGATCGAGATCTTCGACTATGGGCGGACGCCCGAGGGCGTCTTCTACTACGCGATGGAGTATGTCGACGGCTTTACCTTGCAGTCGCTCGTCGATCGCACGGGACCAGTCGATCCGGCGCGTGTCGTGCACATCCTCCTGCAATGTTGCGGTTCGCTGGGTGAGGCTCATGCGCAAGGACTTCTGCATCGGGACGTGAAGCCTCGGAACATCATGCTGACGGAACGCGGCGCGGAGTCGGACAGTGTGAAGATGCTCGACTTCGGGCTGGTGCGCGACCTTGGCCAGGGGTTGGCCGACCCGGACCGTCTTGCAGGGACGCCCATGTACATCGCACCCGAAGCAATCCTCTCGCCGGATACCGTGACCGCACAGTCGGACCTCTACGCTCTGGGGGCGGTGGGCTACTTTCTGCTGACCGGGACCGCGGTGTTCTCGAGTGGTCCGATGCTCGAAGTGTTCGAACGACATCTCACGGAAGAGCCCGAGCTACCGTCCGAACGCCTGGGTCGAGATTTGCCGCGCGATCTGGAGACGGTCATCCTCGCTTCTCTGTCCAAGGATCCGGCGGACCGGCCGGCAAGCGCGGTGGAGCTGGCCGAGATGCTCCGCGCATGTGAGGTCGGTGCATGGTCGCAGGCCGAGGCGAAGCTCTGGTGGGAGGAGTTCGGCGAGTCGATCAAGGCCGACGTCTCGAGCGGCGACGAGGAACAAAGCTCGATCCTGGCTTCTGCGATCGAGATCACCGTTGGCGCTTCGAACCACCGATGAGGCTCGGGGTTTTGCGGGGATGATTCCGTCCGGGTCGAGTACACGCGGTGCCGTATGGGCTTCCATGGGTGTCTCCATGGTCATGATCGCTCAGCAACTCGCGGGCAAGGCGCTCCGCGATGGTTTCTTCTTGTCGCACTACGAAGCCAGCTCGCTGCCCTTGGTCATGGCCACGGCGTCCTTGTTGTCCGTCGGTTTGGTGCTCGCGGCCGGACGCCTCTTTAGGAGTGTCGGGCCTTCACGCATCCTGCCCGGGCTGTTCGCCTTGAACGGCGTGTTGTTCGTCTTGGAGTGGGCGCTCTCCGATCGGCTCCCGCGGGTTGCGGCGGCGGCTTTGTTTCTCCACACGACGAGCTTTGGTGCGGTCGTCGTCTCGACGTTTTGGTCGGTCGTGAACGAGCGGTTTGATCCGCACACCGCCAAGCGGGTCGTGGCGCGGGTGGCAGGGGGCGCGACCTTCGGCGGTGTGATCGGCGGCCTGGCGGCCTGGCAGGGGGCATCGCTGTTGCCGGTTCCGACGATGATCCTCGGCTTGGGCGGGCTGAACCTCCTCTGCGCGCTCGGAGCGAGCAGCATCGGAGGGAGCAATCGTCCGGTCGCCGGCCCGTCCGTCTCGGCCGTGTCGATCCTCGAAGAGACGCCGTACCTACGACAGCTCTTCGGGCTCGTCGCCCTGTGCGCGTTCGCGGCAGCGGCGTACGACTACGTGTTCAAGTCGCAGGCGGCGGCAACCTTCACCTCCGACGCCGAGCTCGTGTCGTTCTTCGCACTCTTCTATCTCAGCGTTTCGGTCGCGACCTTCGTTTTGCACACGCTCTTCGCCAACCGGTCCGTTCGGGTCCTCGGCTTGGGCGTGAGTGTCGCCCTGCTGCCCGGGGCGGCCGCCGGACTCGGCGTCTTTGCTCTATTTGTCCCGGGTCTGCTCTCTGCGGTCGTGATGCGCGGAGGAACCGCGGTCGTCGAGAGTTCGCTGTACCGTTCGGGCTATGAGCTGCTGTACACGCCCCTGTCTCCGGCCAAGAAGCGTCCGACCAAGACGCTGATCGACGTAGGCGCCGACAAGATCGGCGCGGCCTTGGGCGGGGGCTTCGCCTTCTTCGTCCTCGGGATGGTGCCCGACATTGCGACACAGGTCCTCCTGGTGACCGGAGTCGGCGTGGCCCTCGTCGCGTTGTTTGCGACCCGCGCCCTGCAGCGCGGGTACGTGGAAACCTTGGAGTCCAGCTTGCGTCGAGGGACGCTCGCGCCCGAAGACGTCGGGGCGGTAGATCCTTCGACGGCCGAGGTGGTCGCCGAATCCATCGCCGTCATCGATCGGGCGAACGTCATGCGGAGCCTCGAGGCACGCGGTCGTGACGCGCCCGAGCTTGGCGAGGCGCTGGCACGCCTTCGTCGGGAAGCGGCCCCGCACCCCGCTGCGCGGAGAACTGCGCCCGCGCGAACGAACGGCCGCGTGCCTCGCTCGCCCGAGGCCTCCCGGACTTCGGAGGCCGATCGCTTCGTCGAGACCATCGAGGCGCTGCGCACTACGGATATCGAACGGATCACC
Coding sequences within it:
- a CDS encoding DUF1566 domain-containing protein, with amino-acid sequence MPQKSLLRFFALSAFSSLAILLCLSVWPGRALSAASDPGAGGLQQFTSAGHALGFEDGGYFTSNGTYALRVRFEGAPDAGAAGEPDEPAGAAMAGALGGAAPALERVSYQGVWPGVDVEYDAPAGAIARSTWTVAPGADPGAIRLRYNRPVELTAAGELQLGFETGVLTESAPIAWQDIDGTRRPVEVAFAALESDLVGFAVGDYRTDLPLVIDPTLVWNTFLGGSGFDGALAIAVDASGNVYVGGYSEATWGSPVRAYSGDGDGFAAKLDASGTLLWNTFLGGSGYDTASAIAMDASGSVYVGGNSHATWGSPERAYSGDGDAFAAKLGDPPSTTDQAVLGKSFWVRDATGGSDPQARQVGFHAKERGSSHTIVGDPAVDGATLEIIANGTNATSQTFNLPASGWRERDGGSRFTYRDPKGTNGAVTKAHIRRSRGGKFSIRAVIDGQKGTVDVVPPDDGTDAYALLTIGGGDRYCVQYGADGRVRNRGAVSFRVDKPTSEGCPVPADPCVADPSLVWSENGDGTATQCSSGLVWEMKTDDGTIHDVDDKYTWSTNSPWDFDGTAKTVFIDGLNDVSGGGAACFAGHCDWRLPTIEELSGRSDSGTATGGIVDLSAGSCGGGSGACTTIPGETVSSFYWSSSTNAGFPSFAWDVYFLNGGVGSVFKDGVIYVRAVRGGP
- a CDS encoding serine/threonine-protein kinase, with protein sequence MATQAESATSLRRLRSRAGTRITEVLLGSSGRVAAIGLVTACATLAFTVWFRVSLEHQSQVTAPAARASLQMRSAVNRSLAALRGWVAYGERGAMAERALVWEERLAPGIMELQRLAEEADDTKLLEQVGVLQRDLRELERIQWLIEDVARRPGNEPARVEYERRLEPLRRSLLLALRDVVEMVGMLESDPARVRLLVDLARFRAAFTEADLALGELLARASAAREHEVARLLETARGLAGRIVEDAPVAIHGDALDLTRFSVREFRAYRLQVSEVVAIRLSPRWNVAQRLFSEDALPLVSRVKALAAEIASEQARSSAEAAARLTRASYGVIALSLLMGLLSAGSLFVSIRLRREMKHVVDRARKLGQYVIDARLGSGGMGEVFLAHHAMLRRPTAIKLLRADSAEDIGAQTRFRREVQLTCQLTHPNTIEIFDYGRTPEGVFYYAMEYVDGFTLQSLVDRTGPVDPARVVHILLQCCGSLGEAHAQGLLHRDVKPRNIMLTERGAESDSVKMLDFGLVRDLGQGLADPDRLAGTPMYIAPEAILSPDTVTAQSDLYALGAVGYFLLTGTAVFSSGPMLEVFERHLTEEPELPSERLGRDLPRDLETVILASLSKDPADRPASAVELAEMLRACEVGAWSQAEAKLWWEEFGESIKADVSSGDEEQSSILASAIEITVGASNHR